The Bacteroidota bacterium genome window below encodes:
- a CDS encoding response regulator transcription factor, translated as MALSENTILLVDDEPDILEFISYNLKKNGYRVYTATNGKEALQNAREFLPSLIILDVMMPEMDGIETCEEIRKIPELKNTIIAILSAIGEDYTQIAGFEAGADDFIKKPIKPSVLSSRVSALLRRSQSGSTANSSVIRLNDIIIDKDKYLVIKNGKEIILPKKEFELLSLLTSKPDKVFTREDILSKVWGSDVVVGDRTIDVHVRKIREKIGIDNIKTYKGIGYSYLGS; from the coding sequence ATGGCATTATCTGAAAACACCATATTACTTGTAGATGACGAACCGGACATCCTGGAGTTTATCAGTTATAACCTGAAGAAGAATGGATACAGGGTTTATACTGCAACCAATGGTAAAGAAGCCTTGCAAAATGCCAGGGAATTTCTTCCGTCATTAATAATACTGGATGTGATGATGCCGGAGATGGACGGCATAGAGACCTGCGAAGAGATAAGGAAAATCCCTGAACTTAAAAATACCATTATTGCTATTCTGAGCGCCATAGGAGAAGATTATACGCAAATAGCAGGATTCGAAGCCGGTGCCGACGATTTTATCAAAAAACCCATTAAACCCAGTGTCTTAAGCAGCCGGGTCAGCGCTTTACTCAGAAGATCCCAATCGGGAAGCACAGCTAACAGCTCAGTGATCCGATTAAACGATATCATCATCGATAAAGACAAATACCTCGTTATTAAAAACGGAAAAGAAATCATTCTGCCTAAAAAGGAATTTGAACTCCTTTCACTGCTTACCTCCAAGCCCGACAAAGTATTCACCCGTGAAGATATCCTAAGCAAGGTATGGGGAAGTGACGTGGTGGTCGGGGACAGAACCATTGATGTTCATGTAAGAAAGATCCGTGAAAAAATTGGGATTGACAATATCAAAACATACAAGGGTATTGGTTATAGCTATCTTGGGAGTTAA